A single window of Anomaloglossus baeobatrachus isolate aAnoBae1 chromosome 9, aAnoBae1.hap1, whole genome shotgun sequence DNA harbors:
- the LOC142250447 gene encoding uncharacterized protein LOC142250447 — MNEKSIPAPLNLSLNKYHCHECGESFHSKSACISHQLTHSIKAEDASPTRDHDGTYSFHGLPKNEPLHCSECGMFFPSIFQLHAHFKTHVRERPFPCTKCEKSFNWKSNLKRHLKIHTKEDVITRCLNGDTWEEIETEIRPFPCPDCGKTFSCVLSLRKHEKLHLTQGLFSCPECGKQFSSSSKVKSHLKTHSGEKPYQCMKCGKRFGWNSNLKRHQRVHAGGKGCKPFLVNGPSSSKVDTIALNECSELFTKNVYYVSNDEIHTVVKLFPCLECGNYFNSCLELKKHQRIHKRRKTLMCGECGVTFTCRFKFRSHQKVHTREKPFKCLACGRCFGWKSNLTRHLKVHANEKPMVCQECGRRFLWRSNLRRHEKIHLGQRIFACLQNKSNLTYTKISPIATKMVQTRYKELAHCGQDGYIITISGRLQRIHLETKRFGCIKCGRRFRSYLNLLLHRRIHKRSKPFSCSQCSERFGTQRHLLYHEGIHDLQNIIILTS; from the coding sequence AAAAGCAGAGGACGCCTCCCCCACACGTGATCACGATGGCACCTATTCATTTCACGGTTTGCCAAAAAACGAACCGCTtcattgttcagaatgtgggatgttTTTTCCATCAATTTTCCAACTTCACGCCCATTTTAAAACCCACGTACGAGAGCGACCGTTTCCTTGTACGAAATGCGAGAAAAGTTTTAATTGGAAGTCGAATCTTAAAAGACATTTGAAGATTCACACGAAGGAAGACGTGATCACCAGATGTCTTAATGGAGACACCTGGGAGGAAATTGAGACCGAAATTAGACCCTTTCCCTGTCCTGATTGCGGAAAGACCTTTTCATGTGTCTTGTCGCTCAGGAAGCACGAGAAGCTCCACTTGACGCAGGGGTtgttttcctgtcctgaatgtggaAAACAGTTCTCTTCGAGTTCCAAGGTGAAGAGTCACCTGAAGACGCATTCTGGGGAGAAACCTTACCAGTGTATGAAATGCGGAAAACGCTTTGGATGGAACTCTAACCTGAAGAGACATCAAAGGGTCCATGCTGGAGGAAAAGGATGCAAACCGTTTTTAGTTAACGGACCGTCAAGCTCGAAAGTGGACACCATAGCGCTCAATGAATGTTCCGAACTGTTCACCAAGAACGTCTACTATGTGAGTAATGACGAGATCCACACTGTGGTCAAGCTGTTCCCGTGTTTAGAGTGCGGAAACTATTTCAATAGTTGTTTAGAGCTTAAAAAGCATCAACGGATCCACAAAAGACGGAAGACTCTCATGTGCGGAGAATGTGGGGTCACCTTCACCTGCAGATTTAAGTTCCGCAGCCATCAAAAGGTTCACACGAGAGAGAAACCCTTCAAATGTCTCGCCTGCGGAAGATGTTTCGGCTGGAAATCGAACCTCACGAGGCACCTGAAGGTGCATGCCAATGAGAAACCAATGGTATGTCAGGAATGTGGTCGGAGATTCCTGTGGCGCTCAAATCTCAGGAGACACGAGAAAATTCATTTAGGGCAGAGGATTTTCGCGTGTCTCCAGAATAAGTCAAATCTGACCTACACCAAGATTAGCCCTATTGCAACCAAAATGGTTCAGACGAGGTATAAAGAACTCGCCCACTGCGGTCAGGACGGGTACATCATCACCATTTCGGGGAGGCTACAGAGAATTCACCTGGAAACGAAACGGTTCGGATGCATTAAATGCGGCAGAAGGTTCCGCTCGTATCTCAATCTTCTCCTTCACAGAAGAATTCACAAAAGGTCAAAACCATTTTCGTGTTCTCAATGCAGCGAAAGGTTCGGAACCCAAAGACATCTTCTCTATCATGAGGGCATTCACGACCTGCAAAATATCATCATTTTAACTTCCTAA